A stretch of Hydractinia symbiolongicarpus strain clone_291-10 chromosome 9, HSymV2.1, whole genome shotgun sequence DNA encodes these proteins:
- the LOC130656817 gene encoding octopamine receptor beta-2R-like gives MIFFFLCYLDYISLKSMHLNVTDEPKNPIIHQTAALVCLPLLGVVVVLLNTVPLVVYISSGRRNRQFSTGLIWLLVADILIGCFPLPIYGLKKYEFSDTSIAWKICDAWRYTYFTCIHIAMISLILITLERIGYLKFSLMYNVYFTKFRINVTFSLCWIFFIFFDMIPFFPIGEHDHELCRYVIKKTWGFAMDILTKVFPLVFILVSYSFMIYIAYKQTVKIRRCNIRKRRRASVLNNIKIAIEMKATRTVAYIVGSYITCWAPSMIYYFLEWFCDTCEIEQPHRTWFRFFLKLLVLFHALLTPIVFCWRNTEFRKSLLYFMKKSRRTQQEVSMSTFYVTAFISRTRQRKKTSVTQNNEQDTSV, from the coding sequence atgattttttttttcttgtgttatttgGATTACATTTCCCTTAAAAGCATGCATTTAAACGTAACGGATGAACCGAAAAATCCGATAATACACCAAACAGCAGCTCTGGTGTGTTTACCACTTCtaggtgttgttgttgttttattaaatACAGTACCTCTAGTTGTTTATATATCTTCTGGAAGAAGAAATCGACAGTTCAGCACTGGATTAATTTGGTTGCTTGTAGCAGATATTTTGATTGGTTGCTTTCCGTTGCCCATATatggtttaaaaaaatacgaGTTTTCCGACACAAGTATTGCGTGGAAGATATGTGACGCATGGCGATACACCTATTTTACCTGCATTCACATTGCAATGATCAGCTTAATATTAATAACATTAGAAAGGATTGGTTACCTAAAGTTCTCACTTATGTACAACGTATACTTCACTAAGTTTCGTATCAATGTAACTTTTTCTCTGTGTTGgatattttttatcttctttgaCATGATTCCGTTTTTTCCGATCGGTGAACACGATCACGAATTATGTCGTTATGTCATTAAAAAGACGTGGGGATTCGCGATGGACATATTAACCAAAGTGTTTCCTCTGGTGTTCATTTTAGTCTCTTACAGCTTTATGATTTACATTGCATATAAACAGACTGTGAAAATTCGTCGATGCAACATAAGAAAGAGAAGACGTGCTTCTGTCCTAAATAACATCAAAATAGCAATCGAAATGAAAGCTACTCGAACTGTGGCGTACATTGTTGGATCATATATAACATGTTGGGCTCCATCAATGATATACTACTTTTTAGAATGGTTTTGTGACACGTGTGAAATTGAACAACCGCACCGTACTTGGTTTCGTTTCTTTTTAAAACTGCTTGTATTATTTCATGCTTTGTTGACACCGATTGTATTTTGTTGGAGAAACACGGAATTTCGAAAAAGCCTTCTATATTTTATGAAGAAGTCAAGAAGAACGCAACAAGAAGTAAGCATGAGTACATTTTATGTGACGGCGTTTATCAGTCGCACAAGACAAAGGAAAAAAACAAGTGTTACGCAAAATAATGAACAAGATACAAGTGTGTAA
- the LOC130657338 gene encoding NACHT, LRR and PYD domains-containing protein 3-like isoform X2, with the protein MCGVSCCCCGGKKAITSNILDDCNEWIRLVTLISHAGTSALRDIFHDPSHGGKSRDPFQLYQDLKPYRNKLKKLLKKDEFELVYPSSQQTFSVKFDITILCVLIINCTNVPAPTTGWLRKPNQSDWSIGACIVRLRRMRNKMMHFAGKLTRRKFLKRWDKTINILRILGYDITEVMSLKNESLNDSELYQSAIMAASVECLNKHVNTITDEIKAQKLSSAAVTNSIDVLNRSINLITTDVQNCLTKQDCFDSDLITINEGFAELLKKTDELENNIDISNEELKQDFEQMTTAMKEIHVNVEEKIERFETKMVMLCERIESIEERKNATFDPATFNERCSRAVESIKNDVIAKHSRESIEHPFRNENLMKMFYVDLMISNSREFQKMCSKSDREHHINMQLNHEKSIGIENLLSKKYSFLLLRGVAGIGKSVLTKHCAYLWATNNLWHDKKFVFNFTCREMNSSSASSFEELLRCFYPNIFYYISLQELLEIGKEIVVVIDGIDEFVGISQFDGLSSGQPISSLPITKCVFHMLNLTDNILDKSDIIVSGRPESCTIISSCFSRFAIKCVDILGFSLISVHNYIDFYFSKDYKRARLVRKVINSSINIQLMTRIPVYLKVICSLYENDDSFKPPKTTSELYTMQLALFMKKHCQVGNGENIVNKSLLKFVQNVDICRAIIDLASISFTMLKNDVVVFNEEAIETFTSLQTLEATGMIMKVHGPLENKYQFFHLSMQEFLAAIFIVFNKLDVYVVQQDFRLKSTLPLIFGIIGAERRKKNKVDLAASLMQSLRIANQSANSSNWANYNDECELFLNSYHEYQGQISAKEKLDYYLSCKLTLPHHMIHLLFFLDRDIKHLRKLKLSITDTSAVLQNTGKDSEKLLTHILNMKEFESDDLTVSALPHLPEYNKMNLNLKYLSIFLTDYNLLFDWNWFNLPSIIHIRLGYGLESLCYQICANHLSLRNLFQITVEVLDTDRTNFRHLLRLIELLQDINMVTIQLNCNDTENLYPSVTCKDIKHGMQNMEVTCVTLIFRAEEHIYRRNADVITCENCVVDSNSETRSTTRHSSRAHSSIGTTTPHTEYPSRDLTPSMSRRRTEDVFNDSVEENDKRPRGGCWLL; encoded by the exons ATGTGTGGTGTTAGCTGTTGTTGCTGTGGTGGAAAGAAAGCCATAACTTCCAATATTCTTGACGATTGCAACGAGTGGATTCGTCTTGTTACCTTAATTAGCCATGCAGGCACTTCAGCACTACGAGATATATTTCATGATCCGTCACACGGAGGAAAATCACGCGACCCTTTTCAATTATATCAGGATTTGAAACCATACAGAAACAAGCTAAAGAAGTTGTTAAAGAAGGATGAATTTGAACTTGTGTATCCGTCATCTCAGCAAACATTTTCAGTTAAATTTGATATCACTATATTGTGTGTACTTATTATAAACTGCACAAATGTACCGGCGCCGACAACAGGATGGCTAAGAAAACCAAACCAATCTGATTGGTCTATCGGTGCATGCATTGTAAGGCTAAGGAGAATGCGTAATAAAATGATGCATTTTGCTGGAAAGCTGACTAGACGAAAATTTCTTAAACGTTGGGATAAGACAATCAATATATTAAGAATTTTGGGGTATGATATCACAGAGGTAAtgagtttaaaaaatgaaagtttaaaCGATTCAGAGTTATATCAGTCTGCCATAATGGCAGCAAGTGTAGAATGTTTGAATAAGCACGTCAACACTATCACTGATGAGATAAAAGCTCAGAAATTGTCTTCTGCAGCTGTTACAAACTCTATCGATGTGTTAAACCGTTCTATAAACTTGATAACAACAGATGTACAAAACTGTCTTACTAAACAAGACTGCTTTGACTCTGATCTGATAACTATAAATGAAGGTTTTGCAGAATTGCTAAAGAAAACTGATGAACTTGAAAATAATATTGATATCTCAAATGAAGAGTTGAAACAAGATTTTGAGCAAATGACAACCGCTATGAAAGAGATTCACGTTAATGTAGAGGAGAAGATAGAAAGATTTGAAACTAAGATGGTAATGTTGTGTGAAAGAATAGAAAGCATAGAAGAAAGGAAAAATGCAACTTTTG ATCCTGCAACATTTAACGAACGATGTAGCCGTGCTGTTGAGTCTATCAAAAACGATGTTATTGCCAAACACTCGAGAGAAAGTATTGAACATCCTTTTCGCAACGAAAATTTaatgaaaatgttttatgtCGATTTAATGATTTCGAACAGTCGGGAGTTTCAAAAGATGTGTTCTAAAAGTGATCGAGAACATCATATCAACATGCAACTTAATCACGAAAAATCAATTGGAATTGAGAATTTACTTAGtaaaaaatacagttttttGTTATTAAGAGGCGTCGCGGGTATTGGGAAAAGCGTTTTGACAAAGCATTGTGCTTACCTATGGGCTACGAATAACTTGTGGCACgataaaaaatttgtatttaacTTTACATGCAGGGAGATGAATTCTTCCTCAGCATCATCTTTTGAAGAATTACTTCGATGTTTTTatccaaatattttttactacATTTCCCTTCAAGAACTTCTAGAAATTGGAAAGGAAATAGTTGTAGTGATTGATGGAATTGACGAGTTTGTTGGTATTAGTCAGTTTGATGGATTGTCCAGTGGACAACCAATTTCATCACTTCCTATCACTAAATGTGTGTTTCACATGCTAAATTTAACTGATAATATACTGGACAAATCCGACATCATTGTGTCAGGAAGACCAGAATCTTGCACGATTATATCCAGCTGTTTCAGCAGATTTGCAATCAAATGTGTGGATATTCTAGGTTTTAGCTTAATCAGTGTTCACAATTATATCGACTTCTACTTCAGCAAGGATTACAAACGAGCGAGATTGGTTAGGAAAGTCATTAACAGCAGCATCAACATTCAATTGATGACACGTATCCCAGTTTATTTGAAAGTGATATGTTCCTTGTACGAAAATGACGACAGTTTTAAACCTCCTAAAACCACATCAGAATTGTACACCATGCAACTAgctctttttatgaaaaaacattGTCAAGTAGGAAACGGAGAGAACATCGTTAATAAATCATTATTAAAATTTGTGCAGAATGTTGACATATGCAGAGCAATCATAGATTTAGCCTCAATTTCATTTACCATGTTAAAGAACGACGTAGTTGTGTTTAATGAAGAAGCTATTGAGACATTCACATCGTTGCAAACTTTAGAAGCTACTGGAATGATCATGAAAGTTCATGGCCCACTTGAGAACAAATATCAATTTTTCCATTTGAGTATGCAAGAATTTTTAGCCGCGATTTTTATCGTGTTTAATAAGTTGGACGTTTACGTGGTTCAGCAAGACTTCAGACTTAAATCTACCCTTCCGTTAATCTTTGGGATAATTGGAGCTGAgcgcagaaaaaaaaacaaagttgattTGGCTGCTTCTCTGATGCAATCACTTAGG ATAGCCAATCAATCGGCAAATTCATCAAACTGGGCAAACTATAATGATGAATGTGAACTGTTTTTAAACAGTTATCATGAGTATCAAGGCCAGATCTCGGCAAAGGAAAAACTTGATTACTACCTGTCATGTAAATTGACTTTACCACATCACATGATTCACTTACTGTTTTTTCTTGATCGTGACATCAAACATTTGCGCAAGTTGAAGCTGTCAATAACAGATACATCTGCGGTATTACAAAACACAGGGAAGGATAGTGAAAAGTTGCTGACGCACATCTTAAACATGAAGGAATTTGAAAGCGATGATTTGACGGTGTCTGCCTTGCCGCATCTTCCTGAATACAACAAAATGAATTTAAACTTGAAGTATTTAAGCATTTTCTTGACAGATTATAACTTACTTTTTGATTGGAACTGGTTTAACTTACCAAGTATCATTCACATAAGATTGGGTTATGGATTAGAATCTTTATGTTATCAAATATGCGCAAATCATTTATCTCTGCGAAATTTGTTCCAAATTACGGTTGAGGTGCTGGATACCGACAGGACAAATTTTCGCCATCTCCTTCGATTAATTGAGCTGCTACAAGATATAAATATGGTGACGATTCAACTAAACTGCAATGACACAGAAAATCTATATCCCAGCGTTACATGCAAAGATATTAAACATGGCATGCAGAACATGGAGGTAACATGTGTCACATTGATATTTAGAGCAGAAGAACACATCTACCGCAGAAATGCGGATGTAATTACTTGCGAAAAC TGTGTTGTCGACAGTAATTCCGAGACTAGAAGCACCACAAGACATTCCAGTCGCGCTCATAGCAGTATTGGTACAACAACGCCACACACAGAATACCCTAGTAGAGATTTGACACCTTCTATGTCGCGCAGAAGAACAGAAGATGTGTTTAATGATTCAGTAGAAGAGAACGATAAAAGACCAAGAGGAGGATGTTGGTTACTGTAG
- the LOC130657850 gene encoding vomeronasal type-2 receptor 1-like: protein MKTWKLVSALMLWQTWMYSTRSNVAIKRYKDFNIAVYLPLCLKEGLTINSLMLIEAVEYEISKFNKQMHSKNITKLEVGYVIYDSCYSTAETAKVIIDTTINYIPSNETLTVDGVRFCLCQNTPQPYIIGVISSIPRYYTALIANAFVGGDEKLISISEDSPQVNFDVYPNYFRMLNDDVTTFLVYQATIEFYKWKNIGLLLSDNTYGEIGHLAALKHFKNTTFCVSFTAYLQSELASANDVMLRLKHRTHLDATILWLTPGDSEMFFSLAKKHNIHNRTWIGGPLIANLPLIYLQQFSPLIIGQMLFITVENILFRETTESNFTAYFWDLTRDEVSNRWKGNIHFSENFTKSDLSEMKSQVTAATYTALQSVSYAVNALIFELSQVMLHNLNKNKDYIFHLYRKKKLEHNFFLTFTSVGDFGDINMIQREGDSISLKRIGGFIKLWNLVLVEKVGKKTYVSSSSCHDECEAGFYPIYVNKDCCWICSECETGFIKPDVGNKNCLRCSLDTESNKNRTKCLPYQRVYPSYRSNTAYILYGLVSSGIILNIFTFVSFLKYRQTPVVRASNVPLSFAQLLAHALLFLGPLSTTGTIYNTTCVVALFLHGFLICFIQGIIFAKTVFLVMIFQRKSAPQNTIRTRSLQYSIVTTIQAIYCCMVAVVLMQSQNGIKTFRNQENLTTETICGNGNLLLLQMIYVLFITLLCMVQAFRARKLPTFFNEAKYILYAAFGSFVISTMSALLYNSLTDADSLTLLFHTMMFLLNLCNFTCIFGPKLWIILLEPEKNDVRVLQKALYASVKEEVNLQVSRAQRYTNTKL, encoded by the coding sequence ATGAAAACTTGGAAACTTGTTTCTGCTTTAATGTTATGGCAAACCTGGATGTACTCTACAAGAAGTAACGTAGCTATCAAGAGATACAAAGACTTCAATATAGCTGTCTACCTGCCGCTATGTTTAAAGGAAGGGTTAACAATAAATTCACTAATGTTAATTGAAGCAGTTGAGTATGAAAtaagtaagttcaacaaacaaATGCATTCGAAGAACATTACTAAACTTGAAGTTGGGTATGTTATATACGATAGTTGCTACAGTACAGCAGAAACTGCAAAAGTTATTATCGATACGACTATTAATTACATCCCATCTAACGAAACTTTAACTGTTGATGGTGTCAGGTTCTGCCTCTGCCAAAATACGCCACAGCCCTACATTATTGGAGTGATTTCCAGTATTCCACGATATTATACGGCATTAATCGCTAATGCATTCGTAGGAGGGGATGAAAAATTGATCTCTATATCAGAAGACAGTCCGCAGGTTAATTTTGATGTTTATCCAAATTATTTCCGCATGTTAAATGACGATGTCACCACCTTCTTAGTATATCAAGCTACGATTGAGTTTTATAAGTGGAAAAATATTGGTCTTTTGTTGTCGGACAATACTTATGGCGAGATTGGGCATCTGGCAGCATTGAAACATTTTAAGAATACAACATTTTGTGTATCCTTTACAGCTTATTTGCAGTCAGAATTAGCTTCTGCTAACGACGTTATGCTAAGATTAAAACACCGCACGCATCTTGATGCGACAATATTATGGCTGACGCCTGGTGACAGTGAAATGTTTTTCAGTCTTGCTAAGAAACATAATATTCACAATAGAACATGGATTGGTGGGCCATTAATTGCGAATCTGCCTTTAATTTACCTGCAACAATTTAGTCCACTAATAATTGGACAGATGCTGTTCATAACTGTGGAAAATATTCTGTTTCGAGAAACAACGGAGAGCAATTTTACGGCGTATTTTTGGGACCTCACAAGAGATGAAGTAAGCAATAGGTGGAAGGGAAATATCCATTTTAGTGAAAACTTTACTAAGAGTGATTTAAGTGAGATGAAGTCGCAGGTAACTGCAGCAACTTACACTGCTCTGCAATCTGTGTCTTATGCCGTAAATGctttaatttttgaattaaGCCAAGTGATGCTGcataatttgaataaaaataaagattatATATTCCATTTgtacagaaaaaagaaattggAGCACAACTTTTTTCTAACGTTTACATCAGTTGGAGATTTCGGTGATATAAATATGATACAAAGGGAAGGCGATAGTATCTCTTTAAAACGGATAGGAGGTTTCATCAAGTTATGGAACCTTGTGTTAGTGGAAAAAGTCGGAAAAAAAACATATGTATCATCTTCTTCTTGTCACGACGAATGTGAGGCAGGATTTTATCCAATTTATGTCAACAAGGATTGCTGCTGGATTTGTTCGGAGTGTGAAACTGGATTCATAAAGCCAGACGTTGGTAACAAAAATTGCTTAAGATGTTCACTTGATACGGAGTCTAACAAAAATAGGACTAAATGCTTGCCGTACCAGCGCGTATATCCTTCATATCGTAGCAACACAGCATATATATTGTATGGTTTAGTTTCAAGTGGCATTATTTTAAACATCTTTACCTTTGTCAGTTTTCTTAAATACAGACAAACACCTGTCGTTCGAGCTTCTAATGTACCATTATCCTTCGCTCAACTATTGGCTCATGCACTGCTCTTTTTGGGTCCTTTATCAACAACAGGGACAATCTACAACACAACATGCGTGGTAGCTTTATTTCTTCATGGCTTTCTTATCTGCTTTATACAAGGAATAATATTTGCCAAAACAGTATTCCTTGTGATGATCTTTCAACGCAAATCGGCTCCACAAAACACGATTCGAACAAGAAGTTTGCAATATTCTATTGTGACAACAATACAAGCCATCTACTGTTGTATGGTTGCTGTAGTGTTAATGCAATCACAGAATGGAATCAAAACATTCCGAAACCAAGAGAATTTAACAACTGAAACTATCTGCGGTAACGGTAATCTTCTTTTGCTGCAAATGATCTACGTTTTATTCATAACTTTACTTTGCATGGTTCAAGCTTTCAGAGCAAGAAAACTACCAACATTTTTTAACGAAGCAAAGTATATATTGTATGCAGCATTTGGTAGCTTTGTTATATCCACAATGTCTGCGTTGCTTTACAATAGTCTAACCGATGCAGATTCGTTAACGTTGCTTTTTCATACGATGATGTTCTTGTTAAATCTTTGCAATTTCACTTGCATATTTGGACCAAAACTTTGGATCATACTTCTTGAACCTGAAAAAAATGATGTGCGCGTACTTCAAAAAGCTTTGTACGCAAGTGTAAAAGAAGAGGTGAATTTGCAAGTTTCTCGTGCACAAAGGTATACGAACACTAAACtataa
- the LOC130657338 gene encoding NACHT, LRR and PYD domains-containing protein 3-like isoform X1, giving the protein MCGVSCCCCGGKKAITSNILDDCNEWIRLVTLISHAGTSALRDIFHDPSHGGKSRDPFQLYQDLKPYRNKLKKLLKKDEFELVYPSSQQTFSVKFDITILCVLIINCTNVPAPTTGWLRKPNQSDWSIGACIVRLRRMRNKMMHFAGKLTRRKFLKRWDKTINILRILGYDITEVMSLKNESLNDSELYQSAIMAASVECLNKHVNTITDEIKAQKLSSAAVTNSIDVLNRSINLITTDVQNCLTKQDCFDSDLITINEGFAELLKKTDELENNIDISNEELKQDFEQMTTAMKEIHVNVEEKIERFETKMVMLCERIESIEERKNATFDPATFNERCSRAVESIKNDVIAKHSRESIEHPFRNENLMKMFYVDLMISNSREFQKMCSKSDREHHINMQLNHEKSIGIENLLSKKYSFLLLRGVAGIGKSVLTKHCAYLWATNNLWHDKKFVFNFTCREMNSSSASSFEELLRCFYPNIFYYISLQELLEIGKEIVVVIDGIDEFVGISQFDGLSSGQPISSLPITKCVFHMLNLTDNILDKSDIIVSGRPESCTIISSCFSRFAIKCVDILGFSLISVHNYIDFYFSKDYKRARLVRKVINSSINIQLMTRIPVYLKVICSLYENDDSFKPPKTTSELYTMQLALFMKKHCQVGNGENIVNKSLLKFVQNVDICRAIIDLASISFTMLKNDVVVFNEEAIETFTSLQTLEATGMIMKVHGPLENKYQFFHLSMQEFLAAIFIVFNKLDVYVVQQDFRLKSTLPLIFGIIGAERRKKNKVDLAASLMQSLRVNCSTFRNFLCINFGMIEIDFLFKIANQSANSSNWANYNDECELFLNSYHEYQGQISAKEKLDYYLSCKLTLPHHMIHLLFFLDRDIKHLRKLKLSITDTSAVLQNTGKDSEKLLTHILNMKEFESDDLTVSALPHLPEYNKMNLNLKYLSIFLTDYNLLFDWNWFNLPSIIHIRLGYGLESLCYQICANHLSLRNLFQITVEVLDTDRTNFRHLLRLIELLQDINMVTIQLNCNDTENLYPSVTCKDIKHGMQNMEVTCVTLIFRAEEHIYRRNADVITCENCVVDSNSETRSTTRHSSRAHSSIGTTTPHTEYPSRDLTPSMSRRRTEDVFNDSVEENDKRPRGGCWLL; this is encoded by the exons ATGTGTGGTGTTAGCTGTTGTTGCTGTGGTGGAAAGAAAGCCATAACTTCCAATATTCTTGACGATTGCAACGAGTGGATTCGTCTTGTTACCTTAATTAGCCATGCAGGCACTTCAGCACTACGAGATATATTTCATGATCCGTCACACGGAGGAAAATCACGCGACCCTTTTCAATTATATCAGGATTTGAAACCATACAGAAACAAGCTAAAGAAGTTGTTAAAGAAGGATGAATTTGAACTTGTGTATCCGTCATCTCAGCAAACATTTTCAGTTAAATTTGATATCACTATATTGTGTGTACTTATTATAAACTGCACAAATGTACCGGCGCCGACAACAGGATGGCTAAGAAAACCAAACCAATCTGATTGGTCTATCGGTGCATGCATTGTAAGGCTAAGGAGAATGCGTAATAAAATGATGCATTTTGCTGGAAAGCTGACTAGACGAAAATTTCTTAAACGTTGGGATAAGACAATCAATATATTAAGAATTTTGGGGTATGATATCACAGAGGTAAtgagtttaaaaaatgaaagtttaaaCGATTCAGAGTTATATCAGTCTGCCATAATGGCAGCAAGTGTAGAATGTTTGAATAAGCACGTCAACACTATCACTGATGAGATAAAAGCTCAGAAATTGTCTTCTGCAGCTGTTACAAACTCTATCGATGTGTTAAACCGTTCTATAAACTTGATAACAACAGATGTACAAAACTGTCTTACTAAACAAGACTGCTTTGACTCTGATCTGATAACTATAAATGAAGGTTTTGCAGAATTGCTAAAGAAAACTGATGAACTTGAAAATAATATTGATATCTCAAATGAAGAGTTGAAACAAGATTTTGAGCAAATGACAACCGCTATGAAAGAGATTCACGTTAATGTAGAGGAGAAGATAGAAAGATTTGAAACTAAGATGGTAATGTTGTGTGAAAGAATAGAAAGCATAGAAGAAAGGAAAAATGCAACTTTTG ATCCTGCAACATTTAACGAACGATGTAGCCGTGCTGTTGAGTCTATCAAAAACGATGTTATTGCCAAACACTCGAGAGAAAGTATTGAACATCCTTTTCGCAACGAAAATTTaatgaaaatgttttatgtCGATTTAATGATTTCGAACAGTCGGGAGTTTCAAAAGATGTGTTCTAAAAGTGATCGAGAACATCATATCAACATGCAACTTAATCACGAAAAATCAATTGGAATTGAGAATTTACTTAGtaaaaaatacagttttttGTTATTAAGAGGCGTCGCGGGTATTGGGAAAAGCGTTTTGACAAAGCATTGTGCTTACCTATGGGCTACGAATAACTTGTGGCACgataaaaaatttgtatttaacTTTACATGCAGGGAGATGAATTCTTCCTCAGCATCATCTTTTGAAGAATTACTTCGATGTTTTTatccaaatattttttactacATTTCCCTTCAAGAACTTCTAGAAATTGGAAAGGAAATAGTTGTAGTGATTGATGGAATTGACGAGTTTGTTGGTATTAGTCAGTTTGATGGATTGTCCAGTGGACAACCAATTTCATCACTTCCTATCACTAAATGTGTGTTTCACATGCTAAATTTAACTGATAATATACTGGACAAATCCGACATCATTGTGTCAGGAAGACCAGAATCTTGCACGATTATATCCAGCTGTTTCAGCAGATTTGCAATCAAATGTGTGGATATTCTAGGTTTTAGCTTAATCAGTGTTCACAATTATATCGACTTCTACTTCAGCAAGGATTACAAACGAGCGAGATTGGTTAGGAAAGTCATTAACAGCAGCATCAACATTCAATTGATGACACGTATCCCAGTTTATTTGAAAGTGATATGTTCCTTGTACGAAAATGACGACAGTTTTAAACCTCCTAAAACCACATCAGAATTGTACACCATGCAACTAgctctttttatgaaaaaacattGTCAAGTAGGAAACGGAGAGAACATCGTTAATAAATCATTATTAAAATTTGTGCAGAATGTTGACATATGCAGAGCAATCATAGATTTAGCCTCAATTTCATTTACCATGTTAAAGAACGACGTAGTTGTGTTTAATGAAGAAGCTATTGAGACATTCACATCGTTGCAAACTTTAGAAGCTACTGGAATGATCATGAAAGTTCATGGCCCACTTGAGAACAAATATCAATTTTTCCATTTGAGTATGCAAGAATTTTTAGCCGCGATTTTTATCGTGTTTAATAAGTTGGACGTTTACGTGGTTCAGCAAGACTTCAGACTTAAATCTACCCTTCCGTTAATCTTTGGGATAATTGGAGCTGAgcgcagaaaaaaaaacaaagttgattTGGCTGCTTCTCTGATGCAATCACTTAGGGTAAATTGTAGTACATTTAGGAATTTTCTATGCATCAATTTCGGCATGATTGAGATTGACTTTCTTTTTAAGATAGCCAATCAATCGGCAAATTCATCAAACTGGGCAAACTATAATGATGAATGTGAACTGTTTTTAAACAGTTATCATGAGTATCAAGGCCAGATCTCGGCAAAGGAAAAACTTGATTACTACCTGTCATGTAAATTGACTTTACCACATCACATGATTCACTTACTGTTTTTTCTTGATCGTGACATCAAACATTTGCGCAAGTTGAAGCTGTCAATAACAGATACATCTGCGGTATTACAAAACACAGGGAAGGATAGTGAAAAGTTGCTGACGCACATCTTAAACATGAAGGAATTTGAAAGCGATGATTTGACGGTGTCTGCCTTGCCGCATCTTCCTGAATACAACAAAATGAATTTAAACTTGAAGTATTTAAGCATTTTCTTGACAGATTATAACTTACTTTTTGATTGGAACTGGTTTAACTTACCAAGTATCATTCACATAAGATTGGGTTATGGATTAGAATCTTTATGTTATCAAATATGCGCAAATCATTTATCTCTGCGAAATTTGTTCCAAATTACGGTTGAGGTGCTGGATACCGACAGGACAAATTTTCGCCATCTCCTTCGATTAATTGAGCTGCTACAAGATATAAATATGGTGACGATTCAACTAAACTGCAATGACACAGAAAATCTATATCCCAGCGTTACATGCAAAGATATTAAACATGGCATGCAGAACATGGAGGTAACATGTGTCACATTGATATTTAGAGCAGAAGAACACATCTACCGCAGAAATGCGGATGTAATTACTTGCGAAAAC TGTGTTGTCGACAGTAATTCCGAGACTAGAAGCACCACAAGACATTCCAGTCGCGCTCATAGCAGTATTGGTACAACAACGCCACACACAGAATACCCTAGTAGAGATTTGACACCTTCTATGTCGCGCAGAAGAACAGAAGATGTGTTTAATGATTCAGTAGAAGAGAACGATAAAAGACCAAGAGGAGGATGTTGGTTACTGTAG